A window of the Butyricimonas faecalis genome harbors these coding sequences:
- a CDS encoding RagB/SusD family nutrient uptake outer membrane protein, whose protein sequence is MKKIILACSWIILMMMSACSDWVDVSPNTDVKSEDLFTSESGFKSALIGIYGRMTDQSLYGGHMTFNFMEKLVQRYDNNNDSDDVRAKIYDYKNQSDPKNTLASIWSAMYQDIANINSLLTYLETNGHYITTEGYWEMIKGEALGLRAFHYFDLLRMWGPIYAQDSTAKAVPFRDKFNSDKVAPMAANELAHKILDDLIEAEKLLKNDKVNWAYKFDEPFVGERGYRMNKYAVKALMARVYLWMGNKTMAAAYARSVINECGLSLVRDNQTDVSMHDETLFGLSMYNMSEKLNSYWKTALPFNNQLWISDNNRTTVFESMTCGINDIRYKNGFGFIHGDNQNMCRKYLGENTFYDENIPLIRLSEMYYILAESVSLEESVEYINKVRNTRGISRTYDIIYSSSYTDVERREALLKEYQKEFFAEGQFFYFLKRHNYETFYRCPVAKMVYYVFPIPDDEVEFGSMTGE, encoded by the coding sequence ATGAAAAAAATAATATTAGCGTGTAGTTGGATCATTTTAATGATGATGTCTGCTTGTTCGGATTGGGTGGACGTAAGCCCGAATACGGATGTAAAATCGGAAGATTTGTTTACCTCTGAATCCGGTTTCAAGAGCGCGTTGATCGGAATTTACGGTCGTATGACAGATCAATCGTTATATGGCGGGCACATGACGTTCAACTTTATGGAGAAACTCGTGCAACGTTATGATAACAATAATGATTCGGATGATGTGCGGGCAAAAATATATGACTATAAAAACCAGAGCGATCCGAAAAACACGTTGGCTTCTATTTGGAGTGCCATGTATCAGGATATAGCTAATATCAATAGTTTGTTGACATACTTGGAAACAAACGGGCATTATATTACGACGGAGGGATACTGGGAGATGATCAAGGGAGAGGCTTTGGGATTACGGGCATTTCACTATTTTGATTTGTTGAGAATGTGGGGACCGATATATGCTCAGGATTCGACGGCTAAGGCCGTTCCTTTCCGGGATAAATTTAACTCGGATAAAGTTGCTCCCATGGCAGCAAATGAATTGGCACATAAAATTTTAGACGACTTGATAGAGGCTGAAAAATTGTTGAAAAATGACAAAGTGAATTGGGCGTATAAATTTGATGAACCTTTCGTGGGAGAACGGGGATATAGGATGAACAAGTATGCGGTAAAGGCTTTGATGGCCAGAGTGTATTTGTGGATGGGTAATAAGACAATGGCCGCGGCTTATGCCCGTAGCGTGATCAATGAATGTGGATTGAGTCTCGTGCGAGATAACCAGACCGACGTTTCAATGCATGACGAAACGCTTTTCGGATTGTCCATGTATAATATGAGCGAGAAATTGAATAGTTACTGGAAAACCGCTCTCCCTTTCAATAATCAATTGTGGATTTCAGATAACAACCGAACGACGGTTTTTGAATCCATGACTTGCGGTATTAATGATATCCGGTATAAGAATGGATTTGGTTTTATCCATGGGGATAATCAGAATATGTGTCGGAAGTACTTGGGTGAGAATACATTTTATGATGAAAATATTCCCTTGATTCGTTTGTCGGAAATGTATTATATTCTTGCAGAATCAGTTTCTTTGGAAGAAAGTGTGGAGTATATAAACAAAGTACGCAACACGAGAGGTATTTCTCGGACATATGATATTATTTATAGTAGTAGTTATACGGATGTTGAACGTCGGGAGGCATTGTTGAAAGAGTATCAAAAGGAATTTTTTGCTGAAGGACAATTCTTTTATTTCTTGAAACGTCATAATTACGAGACATTCTATCGTTGTCCCGTGGCTAAAATGGTGTATTATGTATTCCCGATTCCGGACGATGAAGTTGAATTCGGGTCTATGACAGGCGAGTGA
- a CDS encoding DUF4843 domain-containing protein has product MNKYIYIGFLFLLLGCQKEGIVSFDQKKDCIQFNYDPQENQMVLEYDFAFQSVVGKDEWGYPTIYLGDSISRDTISVFLSLMGHASDVDREFKLKTVPLELLEELPLATVEFLPKYTFRANRLLDTVQVVLIRPERRGKYAVGITFDFEDASSLFDSGAEEQSVYQVMVSDRYEKPADWAEGENALGEFSEEKYAFFVTILGVKFSPYLDWGTYNQVLRDKLAEFNEKHPDAPKDFSFPVWTKPNWWDWYMGAGTYLGEFSEAKKEFVISVVGEENYTSYTDWASFMPKLREAYDAYNEKHPDEPLPFAPFPPDPEVSDNDK; this is encoded by the coding sequence ATGAATAAATATATTTATATCGGATTCTTATTTCTTCTGTTAGGTTGCCAGAAAGAGGGAATTGTGAGTTTTGATCAAAAAAAGGATTGCATCCAATTCAATTATGATCCACAGGAAAACCAAATGGTGCTGGAGTATGATTTTGCGTTTCAGAGTGTTGTTGGTAAAGATGAGTGGGGTTATCCAACCATTTATTTGGGCGATTCGATTTCCAGGGATACTATTTCTGTATTTTTATCATTGATGGGGCATGCAAGTGATGTGGATCGGGAATTTAAATTGAAAACAGTTCCTTTGGAGTTGCTGGAAGAGCTTCCTTTGGCAACGGTTGAGTTTTTACCGAAGTATACTTTCCGGGCGAATCGTTTGCTTGATACCGTTCAGGTTGTGCTGATACGACCGGAACGAAGAGGTAAATACGCGGTAGGTATCACGTTTGATTTTGAGGATGCAAGTTCTCTGTTCGATTCGGGAGCGGAGGAACAGAGCGTGTATCAGGTGATGGTATCTGATCGTTATGAAAAACCAGCTGATTGGGCTGAGGGAGAGAATGCATTGGGAGAGTTTTCGGAAGAAAAGTATGCTTTCTTCGTCACGATTCTTGGCGTGAAGTTTAGCCCTTATTTGGATTGGGGAACTTATAATCAAGTGCTGCGGGATAAGTTGGCAGAATTTAATGAAAAACACCCGGATGCACCCAAAGATTTTAGTTTTCCCGTGTGGACGAAGCCCAATTGGTGGGATTGGTACATGGGAGCCGGGACTTATTTAGGAGAATTTTCCGAAGCAAAGAAAGAGTTTGTGATCAGCGTTGTTGGAGAAGAAAACTATACAAGTTATACAGATTGGGCTAGTTTTATGCCAAAATTGAGAGAGGCTTATGATGCTTATAATGAAAAGCACCCGGATGAACCGTTACCATTTGCTCCTTTCCCGCCGGATCCTGAAGTGTCGGATAATGACAAATAG
- a CDS encoding PKD-like family lipoprotein, with amino-acid sequence MRNRIYILGVVAFMLGGCYEDKGNYDYKKVNDLESITFLPEPTERTETSCNYRYRQPSLDTLRVTYTPVVTQSDVTGEDNLEFQWITSKTVNKKTVLDTLRSKELTLKFAPKKKTSYAPLFKVIDHSTGVEYYTKFNMNTVVPFVNSWFVLHGAQGDRKLGVVEGINAETDELSVVYDAYQDIWGIRRFQDATKLLYLSSDGSDYANLIVEHMFAIQPDSCAYMHPFDLVVNKRFELMMPNVSPRPRLAYASGDGYSAGFLVDANGHLYWTKGMGWMFTVKTDDNTKNYQVKNVFLSRSGYATIWDREHRQFMYYNMNGNRMIWSNSEIHPEDESSVVLTLFDKGIFAEDEWKNQEIVYMGQGNSDISEEGTIIIGVDGQQNYTVYQLGFNGQGTSFIEVSKTPAVNMNLDATSQFATSIAFKDQIFYTRNSAVYLYNVASGEEIYLYDAGGPITKLQFRIAAWYDTEYGTIDANRRLAVVVNNPDGTGELHELFLTSGGDVDKTFIHTGFGEIQDIVFTNPGIVRR; translated from the coding sequence ATGAGAAATAGAATTTATATATTGGGGGTAGTTGCTTTTATGTTGGGAGGATGTTATGAGGATAAAGGTAACTATGACTATAAAAAAGTAAACGATCTGGAATCCATTACTTTTCTTCCGGAACCGACCGAGAGAACAGAAACTTCTTGCAATTACAGGTATCGCCAGCCTTCGTTGGATACATTGAGGGTGACTTACACGCCTGTAGTGACTCAATCGGATGTAACGGGAGAGGATAATTTGGAATTCCAATGGATTACCTCGAAGACGGTAAATAAAAAAACGGTTTTGGATACATTGCGGTCTAAAGAGTTAACTTTAAAATTTGCTCCCAAGAAAAAGACGTCATACGCACCATTATTCAAAGTAATAGATCATTCCACGGGAGTGGAGTATTATACCAAGTTCAATATGAACACGGTGGTTCCCTTTGTAAACAGTTGGTTTGTACTGCATGGGGCGCAAGGAGATCGCAAATTAGGCGTTGTCGAGGGAATTAATGCAGAAACTGATGAGTTAAGTGTCGTTTATGATGCTTATCAGGATATTTGGGGAATTCGTCGCTTTCAAGATGCAACGAAATTACTTTATCTTTCTTCGGATGGAAGTGATTACGCAAATCTGATTGTTGAACACATGTTTGCAATACAACCGGATAGTTGTGCTTATATGCACCCTTTTGACTTAGTTGTTAATAAACGATTCGAGTTGATGATGCCTAACGTTTCACCTCGTCCTCGTTTGGCGTATGCTTCGGGTGACGGGTATTCTGCCGGCTTCTTGGTGGATGCAAACGGACATTTGTATTGGACGAAAGGAATGGGTTGGATGTTCACGGTAAAGACGGATGACAACACGAAAAATTATCAAGTGAAGAACGTGTTCCTCTCCCGAAGTGGTTATGCTACAATCTGGGATAGAGAACATAGACAGTTTATGTATTATAACATGAATGGGAATAGAATGATCTGGAGTAATTCGGAAATCCATCCGGAAGATGAAAGTTCTGTAGTATTAACATTGTTTGATAAAGGTATTTTTGCAGAGGACGAATGGAAGAATCAGGAGATTGTTTATATGGGACAAGGAAATAGCGACATATCCGAGGAAGGGACGATAATTATTGGTGTGGACGGTCAGCAAAATTACACGGTATATCAACTTGGCTTTAATGGACAAGGAACTTCTTTTATCGAAGTAAGCAAGACTCCTGCCGTTAATATGAATTTGGATGCGACTTCTCAATTTGCCACTTCGATTGCCTTTAAAGATCAAATTTTTTATACCCGGAATAGTGCCGTTTACTTGTATAACGTGGCGAGTGGTGAGGAAATCTATTTATATGATGCCGGGGGCCCCATTACGAAATTGCAATTTAGAATTGCGGCTTGGTATGACACGGAGTATGGGACCATTGATGCGAATAGGAGATTGGCTGTTGTGGTGAATAATCCGGATGGAACGGGAGAATTGCATGAGTTGTTTCTGACTTCCGGGGGTGATGTTGATAAAACATTCATTCATACGGGTTTCGGGGAGATCCAAGATATTGTTTTTACAAACCCGGGAATAGTTAGACGTTAA
- a CDS encoding TlpA disulfide reductase family protein, with protein MSNLKIVMFVFSLFLVSMAFGEGKKFKINGWAPELSEGEMLVIVNRLDGVDTLAQAPLVNGKFVLEGELEKPCVALIKVAQYNGGFIFLLDTDAPYEMRLWQDKKEEIKGGKLQEELNAYKEIVEKANKGMNKLKGEIKKASSEKHYKTAGELQKKLARMREDAQKELDALVEKNKDNLFAAYIQTIGMEQMNLDALKACYQRLSEKARQLEPGKQVAARIQALEGVEVNAMAPNFTLWTPDGKEVAMYDVKGKIKIIDFWASWCGPCRLENPNMVKLYQDFKDKGLTVMSVSLDEKKDKWTEAIQKDGLKWLHLSDLKGWKGEIVKLYNIDGVPTIFVLDENNRIIAKNLRGEKLRAFVEERLK; from the coding sequence ATGAGCAATTTGAAAATAGTAATGTTTGTTTTTTCCCTTTTCCTCGTGAGCATGGCTTTCGGGGAGGGGAAAAAATTCAAGATCAATGGTTGGGCTCCTGAATTAAGTGAAGGAGAGATGTTGGTTATCGTGAATCGGTTGGATGGAGTGGATACGTTGGCTCAAGCTCCGCTTGTGAATGGGAAATTCGTGTTGGAAGGCGAGTTAGAGAAGCCTTGTGTCGCGTTAATTAAAGTGGCACAGTATAACGGGGGATTTATCTTTCTTTTGGATACGGATGCTCCTTACGAGATGCGGTTGTGGCAGGATAAAAAAGAAGAGATAAAAGGGGGAAAATTGCAAGAAGAATTGAATGCCTATAAAGAGATTGTCGAGAAAGCCAACAAAGGGATGAATAAATTGAAGGGGGAAATTAAAAAAGCTTCTAGCGAGAAACATTATAAGACGGCCGGAGAGTTACAGAAAAAATTAGCTAGAATGCGAGAGGATGCTCAAAAAGAATTGGATGCACTGGTAGAGAAAAATAAGGATAATCTTTTTGCTGCTTATATCCAGACGATAGGAATGGAACAAATGAATTTGGATGCCTTAAAAGCTTGCTATCAACGACTTTCAGAGAAAGCTCGTCAACTGGAACCGGGGAAACAAGTGGCTGCCCGAATTCAAGCATTGGAGGGGGTGGAGGTGAATGCCATGGCTCCGAATTTCACGTTGTGGACACCTGATGGTAAAGAAGTCGCGATGTATGATGTAAAAGGGAAAATCAAAATTATCGATTTTTGGGCATCTTGGTGCGGACCGTGTCGGCTGGAGAATCCGAATATGGTTAAATTATATCAAGATTTTAAAGATAAAGGACTTACCGTGATGAGCGTGTCTCTTGACGAGAAAAAGGACAAGTGGACGGAAGCTATACAAAAAGACGGGTTGAAATGGTTACATCTTTCTGATTTGAAAGGTTGGAAAGGTGAAATCGTTAAATTGTATAATATTGACGGAGTTCCGACAATATTCGTGTTGGACGAGAATAACCGGATTATAGCGAAGAATTTAAGAGGAGAGAAATTGAGAGCCTTTGTAGAGGAAAGATTGAAGTGA
- a CDS encoding alpha-L-fucosidase C-terminal domain-containing protein gives MGAWIKINGEAIYETRPIAPYKEAKICYTKHKNNGKVYAIYLNDEDEPNPPSQIMFSGIKPAKGARISLLGHKGNLSYKRVDNGVLVTLPPSFVKNPACEHAWTLCISEINEKE, from the coding sequence ATGGGTGCTTGGATAAAGATTAACGGGGAGGCAATCTACGAAACCCGCCCAATCGCCCCTTATAAAGAAGCGAAGATTTGTTACACGAAACATAAAAATAACGGGAAAGTATATGCTATTTATCTAAATGATGAGGATGAACCGAATCCGCCTTCACAGATTATGTTCAGCGGTATTAAGCCGGCCAAAGGAGCCCGGATCTCGTTATTGGGACATAAAGGAAATTTATCCTATAAACGGGTGGACAACGGCGTGTTGGTGACACTACCACCGTCTTTCGTGAAGAACCCGGCTTGTGAACATGCCTGGACGTTATGTATTTCTGAAATTAATGAAAAAGAGTAG
- a CDS encoding RNA-binding domain-containing protein — protein MDSRLQDKIRAGESKVLEFKEILPQGDKIAKTVVAFSNTSGGQLIIGVGDDRTIKGIDPDVDIFALQDRVVSIIYDLCYPNILPEFYTTNVDGKLLFVIEVYRGNLLPYYLKKEGRNHGTYVRIGSSNRKADVETVIDLERQRINRSFDEEICFDTSFESLDLTPLQKRFEARGKTLDMEKLKSLKLVQEEHGRLYPSQALLILLGIRENATVKCARFKGTTMGSFIDKKEYSGDLFSQLDQVEMFIKNHLHLAGVIKGLQREDRYEIPMEAIREVILNAYVHRDYINLGRDIKVGIYDDIVNIVSPGGFPSSITIDDVLAGRSEARNKAIARVFKELDYIEQWGSGIKRIFSWCEAAGGVKPLITEKGDFVDVELYREYTDGSESVQESVQESVQESVQESVQESEGIYLRKRQIDILYFCLKPRKSKEILDYLGVINHSKNRKLHITELVQLGLLARTIPENPNDRNQKYITTKTGKLYIEENDNRGKTR, from the coding sequence ATGGACTCACGTTTGCAGGATAAAATACGGGCGGGGGAGAGTAAAGTCTTGGAATTCAAAGAAATTCTGCCGCAAGGAGATAAGATAGCGAAAACCGTTGTTGCATTCTCTAATACGAGTGGGGGGCAATTAATTATCGGTGTCGGGGACGACAGAACGATAAAAGGTATTGATCCCGACGTGGATATTTTTGCATTGCAGGATAGAGTAGTATCTATTATCTATGATTTATGTTACCCGAATATTCTACCCGAATTTTACACGACAAACGTGGATGGCAAATTGTTGTTTGTAATAGAGGTCTATCGAGGGAATTTATTGCCTTACTATTTGAAAAAAGAAGGGCGGAATCATGGTACTTACGTGCGGATAGGAAGTTCTAACCGTAAAGCTGACGTGGAAACCGTGATTGATTTGGAGCGACAGAGAATAAATAGAAGTTTTGATGAGGAGATCTGTTTTGACACCTCTTTTGAGAGTTTGGATTTGACCCCGTTGCAGAAAAGGTTCGAGGCGAGGGGAAAGACTCTTGATATGGAGAAGTTGAAAAGTCTGAAACTTGTTCAGGAAGAACACGGTCGTTTGTATCCCTCGCAAGCCTTGTTGATTTTGTTAGGAATACGGGAAAATGCTACCGTAAAATGTGCCCGTTTTAAGGGAACTACCATGGGATCATTTATTGATAAGAAGGAATATTCGGGAGATCTTTTTTCGCAGTTGGATCAAGTTGAGATGTTTATAAAGAATCATCTTCATTTGGCAGGAGTGATTAAAGGGTTGCAAAGGGAAGATCGGTATGAGATTCCGATGGAGGCGATTCGGGAAGTTATATTGAACGCTTATGTACATCGGGATTATATAAATTTGGGACGGGATATAAAAGTTGGCATTTATGACGATATCGTGAATATTGTTTCTCCCGGAGGTTTTCCGAGTTCGATTACGATTGATGACGTGTTGGCAGGTCGCTCCGAGGCAAGGAATAAGGCGATTGCCCGTGTTTTTAAAGAGTTGGATTATATCGAGCAATGGGGCAGTGGAATAAAGAGGATATTTTCATGGTGTGAAGCGGCAGGAGGTGTAAAACCGTTGATTACAGAGAAAGGTGATTTCGTGGATGTTGAGTTGTATAGGGAATATACGGATGGTAGTGAAAGTGTCCAAGAAAGTGTCCAAGAAAGTGTCCAAGAAAGTGTCCAAGAAAGTGTCCAAGAAAGTGAAGGAATATATTTGAGGAAAAGACAAATAGATATATTGTATTTTTGTTTGAAACCAAGGAAAAGTAAGGAAATATTAGATTATTTAGGCGTGATTAATCATTCGAAAAATAGAAAGTTACATATAACTGAATTAGTTCAACTCGGATTATTAGCTCGGACAATTCCGGAAAACCCGAACGATCGGAACCAAAAATATATAACAACAAAAACAGGGAAATTATATATAGAAGAGAATGATAACAGAGGAAAAACGAGATAA